In one Denitratisoma sp. genomic region, the following are encoded:
- a CDS encoding 3-hydroxyacyl-CoA dehydrogenase NAD-binding domain-containing protein — protein sequence MTQAAYSTHGAIALISMNNPPVNGLGYELRSGIVAGLDQALADPKISAVVLIGNARAFSGGADIREFNSPKALAEPNLNTVIRIVEASSKPVIAAIGGACMGGGLELALGCHYRVAVAGAQIALPEVKLGILPGAGGTQRLPRLLGPEAALNMIVSGTIVPSEQLKGTPLFDEFIDGDLQAGALAFAEKVVKEKRPLKRVRDLKIDYPNADAFFQFARNTVGAIAKNFPAPLKCVDAVAAAVTKPFDEGMKLERESFVYLVQTPESKALRHAFFGERAASKIGDVPEDTPTRAIARVGVIGAGTMGGGITMNFLNAGIPVAILETKQEALEKGVGIIRKNYENSLKKGKLTQEKLDQRMGLLKPTLSYDDLKDCDLIIEAVFEEIGVKEQVFRKLDEVAKPGAILASNTSTLDVNKIANFTKRPQDVVGMHFFSPANVMKLLEVVRGAATAKDVLATVMQIAKKIRKTAVVSGVCDGFIGNRMIEHYGRVAGFLVEEGATPWQVDKALEKWGMAMGPFRMGDLAGNDIGWAIRKRRYVEKPDVKYAKIADKLCELGRFGQKTGLGWYRYEAGKRDAIPDPVVEKLIEDYRAEQGIVPRKIGDAEIVERCIFALVNEAARLLEEGIAQRASDVDMVYLTGYGFPLHRGGPMLYADQVGLYNVVRAAQRFAAESGDKFWQPAPLLAKLAAEGKTFN from the coding sequence ATGACCCAAGCTGCCTATTCGACCCACGGCGCCATCGCACTGATTTCAATGAACAACCCGCCGGTCAACGGCCTCGGCTACGAGCTGCGCAGCGGCATCGTCGCCGGCCTCGACCAGGCCCTGGCCGACCCGAAGATTTCGGCCGTCGTGCTGATCGGCAACGCCAGGGCCTTCTCCGGCGGCGCCGATATCCGCGAGTTCAATTCGCCCAAGGCCCTGGCCGAGCCGAACCTGAACACGGTGATCCGCATCGTCGAGGCCAGCAGCAAACCGGTGATCGCCGCCATCGGCGGCGCCTGCATGGGCGGCGGCCTCGAGCTGGCGCTCGGTTGCCATTACCGCGTTGCAGTGGCCGGGGCGCAGATCGCCCTGCCGGAAGTGAAGCTCGGCATCCTGCCCGGCGCCGGCGGCACGCAGCGCCTGCCGCGCCTGCTCGGTCCCGAGGCGGCGCTCAACATGATCGTCTCCGGGACCATCGTGCCGTCCGAGCAGCTGAAGGGCACGCCGCTCTTCGACGAATTCATCGACGGCGACCTGCAGGCCGGCGCCCTGGCCTTCGCCGAGAAGGTGGTGAAGGAGAAGCGGCCGCTCAAGCGCGTGCGCGATCTGAAGATCGACTACCCGAACGCCGACGCCTTTTTCCAGTTCGCCCGCAACACCGTCGGCGCCATCGCCAAGAACTTCCCGGCGCCGCTGAAGTGCGTCGACGCCGTCGCCGCCGCGGTCACCAAGCCCTTCGACGAGGGCATGAAGCTGGAGCGCGAATCCTTTGTCTACCTGGTGCAGACGCCCGAGTCGAAGGCCCTGCGCCACGCTTTCTTCGGTGAGCGCGCCGCCTCGAAGATCGGCGATGTGCCGGAAGACACGCCGACGCGCGCCATCGCCAGGGTCGGCGTCATCGGCGCCGGCACCATGGGCGGCGGCATCACCATGAACTTCCTCAATGCCGGCATCCCGGTCGCCATCCTCGAGACCAAGCAGGAGGCGCTGGAGAAGGGCGTCGGCATCATCCGCAAGAACTACGAGAACTCGCTGAAGAAGGGCAAGCTGACGCAGGAGAAACTGGACCAGCGCATGGGCCTCCTGAAGCCGACGCTGTCCTACGACGACCTGAAGGACTGCGACCTCATCATCGAGGCCGTGTTCGAGGAGATCGGCGTCAAGGAGCAGGTGTTCAGGAAGCTCGACGAGGTCGCCAAGCCCGGCGCCATCCTGGCCAGCAACACCTCGACGCTGGACGTGAACAAGATTGCCAATTTCACCAAGCGCCCGCAGGACGTGGTCGGCATGCACTTCTTCAGCCCGGCCAACGTCATGAAGCTGCTGGAAGTGGTGCGCGGCGCCGCCACCGCCAAGGACGTGCTGGCCACCGTCATGCAGATCGCCAAGAAGATCAGGAAGACGGCCGTCGTCTCCGGCGTCTGCGACGGCTTCATCGGCAACCGCATGATCGAGCACTACGGCCGCGTCGCCGGCTTCCTCGTCGAGGAGGGCGCCACGCCCTGGCAGGTGGACAAGGCCCTCGAGAAATGGGGCATGGCGATGGGTCCCTTCCGCATGGGCGACCTCGCCGGCAACGACATCGGCTGGGCCATCCGCAAGCGCCGCTACGTCGAGAAGCCCGACGTGAAGTACGCGAAGATCGCCGACAAGCTGTGCGAGCTGGGCCGCTTCGGCCAGAAGACCGGCTTGGGCTGGTACCGCTACGAAGCGGGCAAGCGCGACGCCATTCCCGATCCGGTAGTCGAGAAGCTGATCGAGGACTATCGGGCGGAGCAAGGCATCGTGCCGCGCAAGATCGGCGACGCCGAGATCGTCGAGCGCTGCATCTTCGCCCTGGTGAACGAGGCGGCGCGCCTGCTCGAGGAGGGCATAGCCCAGCGCGCCTCGGACGTCGACATGGTGTACCTCACCGGCTACGGCTTCCCGCTGCACCGCGGCGGCCCGATGCTCTACGCCGACCAGGTCGGCCTCTACAACGTCGTGCGCGCCGCGCAGCGCTTCGCCGCCGAATCGGGCGACAAGTTCTGGCAGCCGGCGCCGCTGCTGGCGAAGCTCGCCGCCGAAGGCAAGACCTTCAATTAA
- a CDS encoding aldehyde dehydrogenase family protein — MENRDKLYIDGRWTAPSGKKTIDVISASTEEVMGRIPEGDAADVNAAVAAARRAFDGWAATPVAERAAFLKKIQEGLKARTEDIARTISGEVGMPLKLSTLIQAGSPIGTFGMYARMLGDFAFEEKVGHSLVVREPIGVVAAITPWNYPLHQIAAKVAPALAAGCTVVLKPSEVAPLNAFILADVIDSVGLPAGVFNLVTGFGPVVGEAMVTHPEVDMVSFTGSTRAGKRVSELASQTVKRVALELGGKSAAVILDDADFAAAVRGTVNACFLNSGQTCTAHTRMLVPESRYAEVAKLAAEAAAKFTVGDPFAETSKLGPVISAAQRDRVQDFIRKGIAEGAELLCGGPDAPAGLAKGYYVQPTVFGRVKPGSTIEQEEIFGPVLSIVTYKDEDEAARIANGTPYGLAGAVWAGSDERAIAFARRMRTGQVDINGGAFNALAPFGGYKQSGNGRELGKYGLEEFLEYKALQFKPAPKA, encoded by the coding sequence ATGGAAAACAGAGACAAGCTGTATATAGACGGCCGCTGGACGGCCCCCTCCGGCAAGAAAACCATCGACGTCATCAGCGCCTCCACCGAAGAGGTGATGGGGCGCATCCCCGAAGGCGATGCTGCCGACGTGAATGCCGCCGTCGCCGCCGCGCGCCGCGCCTTCGACGGCTGGGCCGCCACGCCGGTCGCCGAGCGTGCCGCCTTCCTCAAGAAGATCCAGGAGGGCCTCAAGGCGCGCACCGAGGACATCGCCCGCACGATTTCCGGCGAGGTCGGCATGCCGCTGAAACTCTCCACGCTGATCCAGGCCGGCTCGCCCATCGGCACCTTCGGCATGTACGCGCGCATGCTCGGCGACTTCGCCTTCGAGGAGAAGGTCGGCCACTCGCTGGTCGTGCGCGAGCCGATCGGCGTCGTCGCCGCCATCACGCCGTGGAACTACCCCCTGCACCAGATCGCCGCCAAGGTCGCGCCGGCGCTGGCCGCCGGCTGCACCGTGGTGCTGAAGCCCTCGGAAGTCGCCCCGCTCAACGCCTTCATCCTCGCCGACGTCATCGATTCGGTCGGCCTGCCGGCGGGCGTCTTCAACCTCGTCACCGGCTTCGGTCCGGTGGTCGGCGAGGCGATGGTCACCCACCCCGAGGTGGACATGGTCTCCTTCACCGGCTCCACCCGCGCCGGCAAGCGCGTCTCGGAACTCGCCTCGCAGACCGTCAAGCGCGTGGCGCTGGAACTGGGCGGCAAGTCGGCCGCGGTGATCCTCGACGACGCCGACTTCGCCGCCGCCGTGCGCGGCACGGTGAACGCCTGCTTCCTCAACTCCGGCCAGACCTGCACGGCGCACACGCGCATGCTGGTGCCCGAGTCGCGCTACGCCGAGGTGGCCAAGCTCGCCGCCGAGGCAGCCGCCAAGTTCACCGTCGGCGATCCCTTCGCCGAGACGAGCAAGCTCGGCCCGGTGATTTCCGCCGCCCAGCGCGACCGCGTGCAGGACTTCATCCGCAAGGGCATCGCCGAGGGCGCGGAACTTCTCTGCGGCGGCCCCGACGCGCCGGCGGGACTCGCCAAGGGCTATTACGTGCAGCCGACGGTGTTCGGCCGCGTCAAGCCGGGCAGCACCATCGAGCAGGAGGAGATCTTCGGCCCGGTGCTGTCGATCGTTACCTACAAGGACGAGGACGAAGCGGCGCGCATCGCCAACGGCACGCCCTACGGCCTCGCCGGCGCGGTGTGGGCCGGCAGCGACGAGCGCGCCATCGCCTTCGCCCGCCGCATGCGCACCGGCCAGGTGGACATCAACGGCGGCGCCTTCAACGCACTGGCGCCCTTCGGCGGCTACAAGCAGTCCGGCAACGGCCGCGAACTGGGCAAGTACGGCCTCGAGGAGTTCCTCGAGTACAAGGCGCTGCAATTCAAGCCGGCCCCCAAAGCGTAA
- a CDS encoding glutathione S-transferase: MLKLCGFAVSNYYNKVKLSLLEKGVPFEEELAYPSQKEEFRKDSPMGKVPFLRTDKGVLTESQVLTEYIEEVYPEPPLYPKDPFERARIRELIEHLELHIELPARRLYYEVFFGGSVSDETKQEVEKQLEKGVRSLTHLARFEPFIGGKDFTHADCAAFVHLPLLSMATKKAYGRDFIDEFLPEAKAYLKMVGERPHAQKVNADRKAAQDAYAAAKAAKK, translated from the coding sequence ATGCTCAAGCTCTGCGGCTTCGCCGTCAGCAACTACTACAACAAGGTCAAGCTCTCCCTGCTCGAGAAGGGCGTGCCCTTCGAGGAGGAGCTCGCCTATCCCTCGCAGAAGGAGGAGTTCCGCAAGGATTCCCCGATGGGCAAGGTGCCCTTCCTGCGCACCGACAAGGGCGTGCTCACCGAATCGCAGGTGCTCACCGAGTACATCGAGGAGGTCTACCCCGAGCCGCCGCTCTATCCGAAGGATCCCTTCGAGCGCGCCCGCATCCGCGAGCTGATCGAGCACCTCGAGCTGCACATCGAGCTGCCGGCGCGGCGCCTCTACTACGAGGTGTTCTTCGGCGGCAGCGTGTCGGACGAGACGAAGCAGGAAGTCGAGAAACAGCTGGAGAAGGGCGTGCGCAGCCTCACGCACCTCGCGCGCTTCGAGCCCTTCATCGGCGGCAAGGACTTCACGCATGCCGACTGCGCCGCCTTCGTGCACCTGCCGCTGCTGTCGATGGCGACGAAGAAGGCCTACGGCCGCGACTTCATCGACGAATTCCTGCCCGAGGCCAAGGCCTACCTGAAGATGGTCGGCGAGCGGCCCCACGCGCAGAAGGTCAACGCCGACCGCAAGGCGGCGCAGGACGCCTACGCCGCCGCCAAGGCCGCCAAGAAATAA
- a CDS encoding acyl-CoA dehydrogenase family protein translates to MDLNYTPEEQAFRAEVRAFVASHLPADIGAKVKSGKRLAKDDFVRWQKVLHQKGWGATMWPQKFGGTGWSAVQQHIFEEECAEAGAPLQLPFGLKMVAPVIQAFGNQAQKDTFLPRIVDGSDWWCQGYSEPGSGSDLASLKTKAERQGDHYVVNGQKTWNTLGQYADWIFCLVRTSSEGRPQEGISFLLIDMKTPGITVRPIIMNDGEHEINEVWFEDVKVPVQNLVGEENKGWTYAKFLLGHERTGIAGVGRSKAALKHLKEIARKETSAGRPMIEDVRFRDRIAQVELELMALEITNMRVLSAEKEKKAPGPEASILKIKGSEIQQTIAELQMQALGHYALPWLPEALDAAWTGEPVGADYAAPLSGHYFNYRKTTIYGGSNEIQKNIIAQMILGL, encoded by the coding sequence ATGGATTTGAACTACACCCCCGAAGAACAGGCGTTCCGCGCCGAGGTGCGCGCCTTCGTCGCTTCTCATCTGCCGGCCGACATCGGCGCCAAGGTGAAATCCGGCAAGCGCCTCGCCAAGGACGACTTCGTGCGCTGGCAGAAGGTGCTGCACCAGAAGGGCTGGGGCGCGACGATGTGGCCGCAGAAGTTCGGCGGCACCGGCTGGAGCGCCGTGCAGCAGCACATCTTCGAGGAGGAATGCGCCGAGGCCGGCGCGCCGCTGCAGTTGCCCTTCGGCCTGAAGATGGTGGCGCCGGTGATCCAGGCCTTCGGCAACCAGGCGCAGAAGGACACCTTCCTGCCGCGCATCGTCGACGGCAGCGACTGGTGGTGCCAGGGCTATTCCGAGCCGGGCTCCGGCTCCGACCTCGCCTCGCTGAAGACGAAAGCCGAACGCCAGGGCGACCACTACGTGGTGAACGGCCAGAAGACCTGGAACACGCTGGGGCAGTACGCCGACTGGATCTTCTGCCTGGTGCGCACCAGCTCGGAGGGCCGCCCGCAGGAGGGCATCTCCTTCCTGCTCATCGACATGAAGACGCCGGGCATCACGGTGCGGCCGATCATCATGAACGACGGCGAGCACGAGATCAACGAAGTCTGGTTCGAGGACGTCAAGGTGCCCGTGCAGAACCTCGTCGGCGAGGAAAACAAGGGCTGGACCTATGCCAAGTTCCTGCTCGGCCACGAGCGCACCGGCATCGCCGGCGTCGGCCGCTCGAAGGCGGCGCTGAAACACCTGAAGGAAATCGCCCGCAAGGAGACGTCCGCCGGCCGCCCGATGATCGAGGACGTGCGCTTCCGCGACCGCATCGCCCAGGTCGAGCTGGAGCTGATGGCCCTCGAGATCACCAACATGCGCGTGCTCTCCGCCGAGAAGGAGAAGAAGGCGCCGGGACCCGAAGCCTCGATCCTCAAGATCAAGGGCTCCGAGATCCAGCAGACCATCGCCGAGCTGCAGATGCAGGCGCTCGGCCACTACGCCCTGCCCTGGCTGCCCGAGGCGCTCGATGCGGCGTGGACCGGCGAGCCGGTCGGCGCCGACTACGCCGCGCCGCTCTCCGGCCACTACTTCAACTACCGCAAGACGACGATCTACGGCGGTTCCAACGAAATCCAGAAGAACATCATCGCGCAGATGATCCTCGGCCTGTGA
- a CDS encoding acyl-CoA dehydrogenase family protein — protein sequence MDFNYTDEQNALRDTLSRYIAKDYPFEARRALAKSAEGFSRDHWKQFADLGLLALPFPEDFGGLNGNAVDTLLVMEAFGRGLVLEPYLSTVVIAGGLIRDAGSAAQKEDILPAVAGGERMLALAHYERGARYEVSRVDTAAKADGAGWKLSGAKGVVLGGGAADSLLVTANTGKGISLFLVDARASGVTVRNTMTQDGSRAAEIRLDNVAVDAEALVGPEGGALPLVERALDYGIAALCAEAVGIMAALDEATLEYLKTRKQFGQPIGRFQALQHRMVDMVIATEQSRSMAMMAAVKADSSDDAERRRAISAAKAYIGQQARFVGQQAVQLHGGMGVVDELNVSHYFKRLTMIELTFGNTDHHLGLFSDTLLAA from the coding sequence ATGGACTTCAACTACACCGACGAACAGAACGCCCTGCGCGACACCCTCTCCCGCTACATCGCCAAGGACTACCCGTTCGAAGCGCGCCGCGCACTGGCGAAATCCGCGGAGGGCTTCAGCCGCGACCACTGGAAGCAGTTCGCCGACCTCGGCCTGCTCGCCCTGCCCTTCCCCGAGGACTTCGGCGGGCTGAACGGCAACGCCGTCGACACCCTGCTGGTGATGGAGGCCTTCGGCCGCGGCCTCGTGCTCGAGCCCTACCTCTCCACCGTCGTCATCGCCGGCGGCCTCATCCGCGACGCCGGCAGCGCCGCGCAGAAGGAAGACATCCTCCCCGCCGTCGCCGGCGGCGAGCGCATGCTGGCCCTCGCCCACTACGAGCGCGGCGCCCGCTATGAAGTCAGTCGCGTGGACACGGCGGCGAAGGCCGATGGCGCCGGCTGGAAGCTCTCCGGCGCCAAGGGCGTGGTGCTCGGCGGCGGCGCGGCGGACAGCCTGCTCGTCACGGCGAACACCGGCAAGGGAATTTCGCTGTTCCTGGTCGACGCCAGGGCGTCCGGCGTGACCGTGCGCAACACCATGACGCAGGACGGCAGCCGCGCCGCCGAAATCCGCCTCGACAACGTCGCCGTCGACGCGGAGGCCCTGGTCGGACCCGAGGGCGGCGCCCTGCCGCTCGTCGAGCGGGCGCTCGACTACGGCATCGCCGCACTGTGCGCCGAGGCGGTCGGCATCATGGCGGCGCTCGACGAGGCGACGCTGGAATACCTGAAGACGCGCAAGCAGTTCGGCCAGCCCATCGGCCGCTTCCAGGCCCTGCAGCACCGCATGGTGGACATGGTCATCGCCACCGAGCAGTCCCGCTCGATGGCCATGATGGCCGCGGTCAAGGCCGATTCCAGCGACGACGCCGAGCGCCGCCGCGCCATCTCCGCCGCCAAGGCCTACATCGGCCAGCAGGCGCGCTTCGTCGGCCAGCAGGCGGTGCAGCTGCACGGCGGCATGGGCGTGGTGGACGAGCTCAACGTCAGCCACTACTTCAAGCGCCTGACCATGATCGAGCTGACCTTCGGCAACACCGACCACCACCTCGGGCTGTTCAGCGACACCTTGTTGGCTGCGTGA
- a CDS encoding acyl-CoA dehydrogenase, which produces MTARIINRRDLEFVLFELLDAESLTARPRFADHSRETFLAALDTAEAIAAEKFATHNRKADEHEPQFDGQRVTMIPEVKEALQAFIDAGFTAAAHDYALGGMQLPVTMTQACFSLFKGANVSTSGYPFLSIGNANVIRRFGSPAQQEKYLKPLLAGRFFGTMALTEPQAGSSLSDIATRAEPNADGSYSISGNKIFISAGDHELSENIVHLVLAKIPGGPPGVKGISLFIVPKYLVNDDGSLGERNDVALAGLIHKMGYRGTTSTMLSFGSGTHGGQCRGELVGEPHKGLSYMFHMMNEARIGVGMGAVMLGYRGYLAALDYARERPQGRHPASKNPQAPQLKIIEHADVRRMLLAQKAYVEGGYALCLTCARLVDEQNSAPDENARRDAGLLLDLLTPIAKSWPSQWCLEANSLAIQVHGGYGYTREYPVEQFYRDNRLNPIHEGTHGIQGLDLLGRKVMMQEGAALKRFAREVQKTVQEAGSIPELQGHALALGAAITEVGVTTRTLAEALGRDGDAALANSSVYLEMFGHTVVAWIWLKQAVAACRGLTSGNKADEDFYRGKLAACRYFFQWELPKTQPQHALLRALEPSCREMRNEWF; this is translated from the coding sequence ATGACCGCACGCATCATCAACCGCCGCGACCTGGAGTTCGTCCTCTTCGAGCTCCTCGACGCCGAGTCGCTGACGGCGCGGCCGCGTTTCGCCGACCACTCGCGCGAGACCTTCCTCGCCGCGCTGGACACCGCCGAGGCCATCGCCGCGGAGAAGTTCGCCACCCATAACAGGAAGGCCGACGAGCACGAGCCGCAGTTCGACGGCCAGCGCGTAACCATGATCCCGGAGGTGAAGGAAGCCCTGCAGGCCTTCATCGACGCCGGCTTCACCGCCGCCGCCCACGACTACGCGCTCGGCGGCATGCAGCTGCCGGTGACGATGACGCAGGCCTGCTTTTCGCTCTTCAAGGGCGCCAACGTGTCGACCTCGGGCTATCCCTTTCTCAGCATCGGCAACGCCAACGTGATCCGCCGCTTCGGCTCGCCCGCGCAGCAGGAGAAGTACCTCAAGCCCCTGCTCGCCGGCCGCTTCTTCGGCACCATGGCGCTGACCGAGCCGCAGGCCGGCTCCAGCCTGTCCGACATCGCCACGCGCGCCGAGCCGAACGCGGACGGCAGCTACAGCATCAGCGGCAACAAGATCTTCATCTCCGCCGGCGACCACGAGCTCTCCGAGAACATCGTGCACCTGGTGCTGGCGAAGATCCCCGGCGGCCCGCCCGGCGTGAAGGGCATCTCGCTGTTCATCGTGCCGAAATATCTAGTGAACGACGACGGCAGCCTCGGGGAGCGCAACGACGTCGCTCTCGCCGGCCTCATCCACAAGATGGGCTACCGCGGCACGACGTCGACCATGCTCAGCTTCGGCTCAGGTACACATGGGGGCCAATGCCGCGGCGAGCTGGTCGGCGAGCCGCACAAGGGCCTGTCGTACATGTTCCACATGATGAACGAGGCGCGCATCGGCGTCGGCATGGGCGCCGTGATGCTCGGCTACCGCGGCTACCTCGCCGCGCTCGACTACGCGCGCGAGCGGCCGCAGGGCCGGCACCCGGCTTCGAAGAACCCGCAGGCACCGCAACTGAAGATCATCGAGCACGCCGACGTGCGGCGCATGCTGCTGGCGCAGAAGGCCTACGTCGAGGGCGGCTACGCGCTGTGCCTCACCTGCGCACGGCTGGTCGACGAACAGAACAGCGCGCCCGACGAGAATGCCCGCCGCGACGCCGGCCTGCTGCTCGACCTCCTCACGCCGATCGCCAAGTCCTGGCCCTCGCAGTGGTGCCTGGAGGCCAACAGCCTCGCCATCCAGGTGCACGGCGGCTACGGCTACACGCGCGAATACCCGGTCGAGCAGTTCTACCGCGACAACCGCCTCAACCCCATCCACGAGGGCACGCACGGCATCCAGGGCCTCGACCTGCTCGGCCGCAAGGTGATGATGCAGGAGGGCGCGGCGCTGAAGCGCTTCGCCCGCGAGGTGCAGAAGACCGTGCAGGAGGCCGGTTCCATTCCGGAGTTGCAAGGGCATGCGCTGGCGCTCGGCGCCGCCATCACCGAGGTCGGCGTCACCACGCGCACGCTGGCCGAGGCGCTCGGCCGCGACGGCGACGCCGCGTTGGCGAATTCGAGCGTCTACCTCGAGATGTTCGGCCACACGGTCGTCGCCTGGATCTGGCTGAAACAAGCCGTCGCCGCATGCCGGGGACTGACTTCTGGCAACAAGGCCGACGAAGACTTCTACCGCGGCAAGCTCGCCGCCTGCCGCTACTTCTTCCAGTGGGAGCTGCCGAAGACGCAGCCGCAGCACGCCCTGCTGCGCGCGCTGGAGCCGAGCTGCCGGGAGATGCGGAACGAATGGTTCTAA
- a CDS encoding enoyl-CoA hydratase, with protein MSEHIHTELASGVLRIEMRRPEKKNALTGPMYAAMADALERAVDEDAVRVVLIHGQPEVFTAGNDLADFLNGPADDPDRPVFRFLRNIAAAPKPLVAAVTGNAVGVGTTMLLHCDLVYAGEGARFQLPFVNLALCPEAASSLLLPRLVGHPRAAELLFFGEPFGAAKACEMGLVNAVLPDAGVFAHAQERAQKLATLPAASLRETKRLLKESVAALVPQAMQAEGEIFKRQLASPAAKEAFSAFLEKRKPDFSKFS; from the coding sequence ATGAGCGAACACATCCACACCGAACTCGCTTCAGGCGTCCTGCGCATCGAGATGCGCCGGCCGGAGAAGAAGAACGCCCTCACCGGCCCGATGTACGCCGCCATGGCCGACGCCCTCGAGCGCGCCGTGGATGAGGACGCCGTGCGCGTCGTCCTCATCCACGGCCAGCCCGAGGTGTTCACCGCCGGCAACGACCTCGCCGACTTCCTCAACGGCCCGGCCGACGACCCCGACCGGCCGGTGTTCCGCTTCCTGCGCAACATCGCCGCCGCACCCAAGCCCCTCGTCGCCGCCGTCACCGGCAACGCCGTCGGCGTCGGCACGACGATGCTGCTGCATTGCGACCTGGTCTACGCCGGCGAAGGCGCGCGCTTCCAGTTGCCCTTCGTGAACCTGGCGCTGTGTCCGGAGGCCGCCTCCAGCCTGCTGCTGCCGCGCCTGGTCGGCCACCCGCGCGCCGCCGAGCTGCTGTTCTTCGGCGAGCCCTTCGGCGCCGCCAAGGCCTGCGAGATGGGCCTGGTCAACGCCGTGCTGCCCGACGCCGGGGTGTTCGCCCACGCGCAGGAACGCGCGCAGAAGCTCGCCACCCTGCCGGCCGCCTCGCTGCGCGAGACCAAGCGCCTGTTGAAGGAATCCGTCGCCGCCCTCGTGCCGCAGGCGATGCAGGCGGAAGGCGAGATATTCAAGCGCCAGCTCGCTTCGCCGGCGGCGAAGGAGGCCTTCAGCGCCTTCCTCGAGAAGCGCAAGCCGGATTTTTCGAAGTTCTCCTGA
- a CDS encoding PaaI family thioesterase — protein sequence MSDAIPAGFTPIPHLGHYLTQLGPFHWKREGSQIVVGLRIEERHTNSRGIVHGGMLVTLADSALGIVLYHSRTPPQPIVTVSLTTDFIESALPGDWVEAHVDILRIGSRLAYANCHLHVGERRILRASGVFALMPPAKPKEESEG from the coding sequence ATGAGCGACGCCATCCCCGCCGGCTTCACGCCGATCCCGCACCTCGGCCACTACCTCACGCAACTCGGCCCCTTCCACTGGAAGCGGGAAGGCAGCCAGATCGTCGTCGGCCTGCGCATCGAGGAACGCCACACCAACAGCCGCGGCATCGTGCATGGCGGCATGCTGGTCACGCTGGCCGACAGCGCGCTCGGCATCGTGCTCTACCACTCGCGCACGCCGCCGCAGCCGATCGTCACGGTGAGCCTGACCACCGACTTCATCGAGAGCGCCCTGCCGGGCGACTGGGTCGAGGCCCACGTCGACATCCTGCGCATCGGCAGCCGCCTCGCCTACGCCAACTGCCACCTGCACGTCGGCGAACGCCGCATCCTGCGCGCCTCGGGCGTCTTCGCCCTGATGCCGCCCGCCAAACCGAAAGAGGAGTCCGAAGGATGA
- a CDS encoding MaoC family dehydratase: MSKHFKYYWEDFPPGKVIEFGGITLTQEDIVRFAKEFDPQPFHIDEEAAKHSMFGGIIASGWHTCALCMRMTCDAYLLETASLGSPGVDSLRWLKPVRPGDTLRVRCVTLEARPMESKPHIGLVRNRWEVLNQNNEEVMQMEGYGMLRRRSH; this comes from the coding sequence ATGAGCAAGCACTTCAAGTACTACTGGGAAGACTTTCCCCCGGGCAAGGTCATCGAGTTCGGCGGCATCACGCTGACGCAGGAGGACATCGTCCGCTTCGCGAAGGAGTTCGACCCGCAGCCCTTCCACATCGACGAAGAGGCGGCCAAGCACTCCATGTTCGGCGGCATCATTGCCAGCGGCTGGCACACCTGCGCCCTGTGCATGCGCATGACCTGCGACGCCTACCTGCTGGAGACGGCCAGCCTCGGCTCGCCCGGCGTCGACAGCCTGCGCTGGCTGAAGCCGGTGCGCCCGGGCGACACCCTGCGCGTGCGCTGCGTCACGCTGGAGGCGCGGCCGATGGAGAGCAAGCCGCACATCGGCCTGGTGCGCAACCGCTGGGAAGTGCTCAACCAGAACAACGAGGAAGTCATGCAGATGGAAGGCTACGGCATGCTCCGTCGAAGAAGCCACTGA
- a CDS encoding 2-phosphosulfolactate phosphatase has protein sequence MAKIHVLLKKEELDSQRLPGKTVVVLDILFATSSIVAAMAHGAAEVIPTLDGAAAQAEAARHPAESCVLSGELNADTLPGFVHPTPLALLAENLAGKTLVYSTTNGTVAVAKSREADHVYVGSLLNGEAVVKHIAAHHGDETVLIVCSGSADNFNLEDFYGAGYLVSLFAQQAQEHEFTDAALAAMLLHEKCEAGECLRRARVGRMMLERRLDREVDFAAQKSLYDVVPRLDGKRLVAA, from the coding sequence ATGGCGAAGATCCACGTCCTCCTGAAAAAGGAAGAGCTCGATTCGCAGCGCCTGCCGGGCAAGACGGTGGTCGTGCTCGACATCCTCTTCGCCACCTCCAGCATCGTCGCCGCCATGGCGCACGGCGCCGCTGAGGTGATTCCGACGCTCGACGGCGCGGCGGCGCAGGCCGAGGCGGCGCGCCACCCGGCCGAATCCTGCGTGCTCTCCGGCGAACTCAACGCCGACACCCTGCCCGGCTTCGTGCATCCGACGCCGCTGGCCCTGCTCGCGGAAAACCTCGCCGGCAAGACGCTGGTGTATTCCACCACCAACGGCACGGTGGCGGTCGCCAAGTCGCGCGAGGCCGACCACGTCTACGTCGGCTCGCTGCTGAACGGCGAGGCGGTGGTCAAGCACATCGCCGCGCACCACGGCGACGAGACGGTCCTGATCGTCTGCTCCGGCTCGGCCGACAACTTCAACCTGGAAGACTTCTACGGCGCCGGCTACCTCGTCTCGCTCTTCGCGCAGCAGGCGCAGGAACATGAATTCACCGACGCCGCCCTCGCCGCCATGCTGCTGCACGAGAAATGCGAGGCCGGCGAATGCCTGCGCCGCGCCCGCGTCGGCCGCATGATGCTCGAACGCCGGCTCGACCGCGAGGTCGACTTCGCCGCGCAGAAGAGCCTCTACGACGTCGTCCCCCGGCTCGACGGCAAGCGCCTGGTGGCGGCGTGA